Part of the Triticum aestivum cultivar Chinese Spring chromosome 4D, IWGSC CS RefSeq v2.1, whole genome shotgun sequence genome is shown below.
ccaatgaagtgtgagtagtttacctcagaccttcgggtccatagttagtagctagatgactttctctctctttttggatctcaatacaatgttctccccctctctcgtggagatctattcgatgtaatcttcatttgcgtgtgtttgttgagaccgatgaattgtgggtttatgatcaagtttatctatgaacaatatttgaatcttctgaattcttttatgtatgattggttatctttgcaagtctcttcgaattatcagtttggtttggcctactagattgatctttcttgcaatgggagaagtgcttagctttgggttcaatcttgcggtgtcctttcccagtgacagtaggggcagcaaggcacgtatagtattgttgccatcgaggataacaagatggggtttttatcatattgcatgaatttatccctctacatcatgtcatcttgcttaaagcgttactctgttcttatgaacttaatactctagatgcatgctggatagcggtcgatgtgtggagtaatagtagtagatgcaggcaggagtcggtctacttgtctcggacgtgatgcctatatacatgatcatacctagatattctcataactatgctcaattctgtcaattgctcaacagtaatttgttcacccaccgtaaaataattatgctctcgagacaagccactagtgaaacctatggcccccgggtctatcttcatcatattaatcttccaacacttagttatttccgttgccttttactttgttgttattttactttgcatctttatcataaaaataccaaaaatattatcctatcatatctatcagatctcactctcgtaagtgaccgtgtagggattgacaaccccttatcgcgttggttgcgaggatttatttgttttgtgtaggtacgagggactcgcgcgtagcctcctactggattaataccttggttctcaaaaactgagggaaatacttacgctactttgctgcatcaccctttcctcttcaagggaaaaccaacgcagtgctcaagaggtagcattactcgttacgaattaccttgcCACCAAACTacctgttactgataatttcaatgcttgcagaaaataccttgttgaaaaccacttgtcatttccttctgctcctcattaggttcgacactattacttatcggaaggactatgattgatcccttataattgtcggtcatcaagactcttttatggcgcctTTGCCAGGGACTGaagtgcctttggtgagtggaatttggtaaggaaacatttatattacgtgctgaaatttactgttacttgtcactatggaaaaccatcctttgaggggtttgttcggggtatcttcaccttgaacagaagcacaaagagttgctcctcaacctactgcacctactgaaaatacttattatgaaattccttcgggtatgacagagaaactgctagctaatccttatggaggagatgcaacattacatcctgatatgcacctaatctatgtggataaagtttgtagattatttaagtttgcaggtttacccggagatgaagttaagaagaaggttttccctttatctttgaagggaaaatcattgacatggtataggctatgtgatgatattggagcttgggattggaaccgattgaaattggaatttcatcagaagttttatcctatgcatctggttcatcgtgatcggaattatatatatataatttttgtcctcgtgaaggagaaagtatcgctcaagcttgggggaggcttaagtcaatgttgtattcatgccccaatcatgagctctcaagagaaattattatacagaatttttatgctcagctttctcgtgatgaacaatccatgctcgatacttcttgtactggttcttttatgaagaatactattgaTTTCAGGTCAGATCTTTTGGaatgaattaaacgcaactctgaggattgggagctcaatgaaggtaaggagttaggtataaagcttgagtttgattgtgttaaaacttttctggataccgatgcttttcataattttagcactaagtatggacttgactctgatatagtaacttcttttttgaatcatttgatactcatgttgatctccctaaggagacgtgtttaaatatcatcctcccattgaagtaaaaatagTAGAATCCATTAAAGCTAGGGAAGAAACCATTACTTATAGTGCTAATccagttattcctactgcttatattgagaaacccccttttcccGTAAGGATAAAaggacatgctaaagcttcaactacgGGTCGCAAAATTTATACAAGAACACTTACAACCTCTGAACAAAtttaagttgaacctaatgttgccaTGGTTAAAGATCCCTTCGTTAATAATATCGatgtgcatgttatttatttctgcgacgaagctgctagaattgctaaacccgatgaaaaggataaaaataaacttgttgttggcatgcttgttgtctctgttaaaataggagatcattattatcatggcttatgtgatttgggtgctagtgtgagtgctatcccgTTTACTTTATATTAAGAAATTGTGAATGATATTGCAgctgctgagatagaagacattgatgttactattaaggttgctaatagagatactatcacaccacttgggattgttagagatgtcgaagtcttgtgtgaaaaaataaaataccctactgattttctagttcttggttccccacaagatgatttttgtccagttatatttggtagacctttcttgaatacggtTAATGGTAAAATTGATTGCACGAAGGAAACTGTTAGTGTaaattttggtgatgtgtctcatgagtttaatttctccaaattacatagacaacctcgtgataaagaattacctattattggtcttgcttctaggatttttttgcatatttcctgcacctatatatatatatatatatatatatatatatatatatatatatatatattagcctATGGCCCGATgagaatacaagttgcatattcctaacaTTTTCATCTTTTCAGTTTTCTTCTCGTTTTTCCTAGGATTTGGAGATttttttagtcttttctttttcaaACACATTTGTGCTTCTCTAAAAACAAGTATGTGCTTCCACAAGAAGGACAATTGTATTTCTCGTGGgtgcacagttttgcttccgcgagaagaaCGATTGTGCTTCCACGAGAACGGAATTTATGCTTCTACTGTAAAAGAGAAAAGCACAACCTGTTTTTCTACGAGTTTTCCTCTTCGAGTAGAAGAAGCAATTTGTGCCTCTACGGAAAGTACAATGTGTGCTTCTACAGAAAATGGAAAGAAAATACAACTTCCGCTTGCCCCAAAAAAGGAAAAAGCTAGCCCGCGCTTACAAAAAAAATGAAAATCGCAACCACGCTTCTGGGTTCCATTTTTCTGTTTTTTGGTATTCGTTCTTTTCAGTggccatattttttattttttggatatTTTTTGGTATTCCTTCTATTCGgttactgtttttcatggagtttTTAGGTTTTTGTGGAAAAAAACGTTGAAACCTATTAGCATGGAActagttttaaagatctcaacGCGATAAATCAAAAGGTGAAAACAGTTTGGTATTTGGACACACGttcaagagataaaacgttttgaacaaacgaatctatgaaaaaaagggaaacttcaaggttgcgacaagtgacgcataTGCAGTCTTCAATTGTCAACATGTGAGAAGGTGGCGAGTGACCTTTGCAAGGATAACCCTTAACTAGTGATTTTGTAGTTACTTCGGTAACCGTACGCATCTCACACCCCGCCACAACTTTCGTGACCACTGGGTCGGCCTATATAATGCGAACGACTTctgcttttattttgcttttttttCCGATTTTGGGAAGCTTCTGGCCGGTTTTTTATttgttttaattttctttttttcttttttcattttattttattcaaATCGGTGATATTttaaattccaaacattttttcaTAAGTTCATGATTATTTTAAAAATTTATAAATAGTTTTCAAATTCACGGACATTTCTttcaatttcatgaacttttttcaatttcgcAAACTTTTTAGAAACCCGCGCTCAATTTGGCAAATCTGTGAACCTTTTTGATATCCGTTAACAATTTTTCAAATCCGTGATTTGTTTGCAAATTTGTTAACATTTTAAAACCCGTGAACTTTTTCTAATTCATGAAGTGTTTCAGATTCACGAACATTTTCAAATTCCTGAagtttttctcaaattcatgattttttttattttccaaatACACTTTTTTTGAACTTTATTAATTTTTTTCTAAATTCATGAGTTTATTCAAATTTatgatttattttcatatttggtgaAAAGTGAACAGGTCAACGGTCAACCATCCACCGGTTGAATAGCAGGCGTGCGAGGCAAGCCAGCGTTCGCTCGTTATTGGGTATAACCCATACATGTTATGCACGAGCGCCAGGAGCGAAATTCGGCGCCTGAAGCGCCGTGTAGGAGGTCTCCACACAAAAATACCCAATGACAGATGCAAGTGAAGAAAAACACAACGAGAATGACAATGGACAATGCCAAAACTAGGAAGACTACCCAAAGAGCTGAGTAGCCTCCATCATTTAACCATGTGTGTCTTTTTTTTCTAGGGTCACCCTTCATATTTTTGCTTCTATCTGTTTTCAATTTCAAGATGGCTGATCTAAGGGTTGGCACTACCTTTCTTACCTTTGGCCCTCGCTTCCTCTTTATCTTTAGAAAATTGCATGTGCCACCGCATCGGCCCCAACAATATCCATCTTGTCTGGATGCGTCATGGATACCGATGAACAAAGTTCGCACACAAGTCTTGAAGCTCGAGTATGATCTGAACCATTGGAGCCATGGCCACGACGATGGCCGCGCTCTCAGAGGCAACCGGGACAACAGGCAAGATACTTTTTCAACCCACAAAGAAACCATGAAGTGAATTTATGAATAGGTGAGGTGATTGCTCAGTAGGCATGCAAGCAGACTGTGTCCGCGAGTCCGCCAACGTCCGTGAGATGAAAATTAAGCCCAACATGGTTATTAAAGTAACAAAGTTTAGTTTATTTTCGGTAGACGTTCATGGACGCCATCCGGCTGCGCTGAGATTTCATGATCCACACTAGAGGTGCTAAAAAAAACATCCGCCACTAGATCAGGTAGTCAACACCCTCCATGATCTGCATGACGGAACGGTGCTTTTTGAAGCCACATAGGTTCCTCCTGGCCAAGTGTTTTCCCCTGGCCGGGCCCACGGGACAGCAATACAAAGGGGTGGGCACAATTGCAGTGGCGGCCAGGCGGATTTTGCCAGCATCTTCTTCTCCAGAAGTTGCAAGATACGTTACATAAAGGCAACCCCTGACGTGCGTAAATTACCCACCTCACAAGTCACAACCCTGTTGATGGAGACCTGCCCGTGCGAGGATCCTTCGCACATCCGCCCGCCTCAAACCTCAGATTCCCACGGTAAGTTGACACAAATTTCCAGTTTTAAGTTGCGCTGTCCCATTATCAGATTTCACATCTGTTGGAGGTCATAAGTGGAAGAAGTATAAACAGCAATTTGAAGCTGTTCCCGAGTCCCCACTCTTCCTCCACTGCCTTCTTGGGAAACGGGCAGAAGAGTTCTCCTCCTTGCGGTTTCGAAAAAGGGCTCATCTTCGTCCCTCCCAACACCGAACCCGCCCAGCCACCATCCCGATACTGCTTCCGCCATGGTTCAGATCAAGGAATTGTATCCTTTTGTCAAAGATCCTTCTATTCATTGCAAATCGCTTTGTGTGCATGATCTCctacttttattttctgtttgtcaACTCACGTGCTTTGGTCGATTTGCCGGACCTTGACTATGATCCTGCACTAAGCCGAATCATCATGCCTATGTCGATGGAGGAGGTAtgaagaaccaccaaagaaagaaTTTCAGAGGGTTTTTTTCAGTGTTTTGTTGTTGTGAGATGGTAATTGAGCTGAGACAGGTCGATTACTGTATTGCAGTATGAGATAGGGCTCAGCTACACCATCATGAAGATGGAGCAGCAGAATACAAATGGCAAGGAGGGCGTGGAGGTGCTGCAGCAGGTCCCTTTTGAGGATGAGAAACTGGGCGAAGGCCAATTCACCTCGAAAGTTTATCATTTGCAGAGGTTCGTACATATATATAGTCACCTAGTTTTTTTTTTACGTATATATACTAGTTCATGACATGATAAATTTCGCAGATTTCGTAGTGATAATACATCCTAAGTTGTTTCAAGAAGAAAACATAAAAGTATGCCTATTTAGAATTAAGGCCATTACTGGATAATCATGAAATGTAAGAAAAAGCACTGGAAGCGAATAATTGGTTAATTAGCAATGCAAAGCTAAGGCGTAAAAAATCAAAGGTTGTAATTAGCAATGCTAAGGAATAACAGATTACTGGATGAACTCGGAGCAATTATTTCCCTTAAAAACTGTGTGCAGCAAAATTCCATCTTGGATGAAGGGCTTTGCATCCGCGAGTTCTCTCGCTGTGCATGAGGACTCGTGGTCCGCGTATCCAAAGAGCAGAACAGGTTAGAAATGACCTGTTTTTTTTACCAATTATCAATCATATTTTAGCGATAATTACACACTTATCAATTGTTGTAAACTACTAGTTCCATTTGTAACTTTGTATCCCCCTCCCGTTTCATGTTTGCCATGGATGCTGCTCTGACCCTCGTCAGTGATCAAGGTATTACGAAGTAGAGAAACCCTTATGTCTTCGAATCCTACATACCTCAGTTCATCCAGCACTCCCAAACTAAATTATTCTTGATTATCTGCTACTATCATGCAGTGCCCGCTTTTTAGCAAGTGTTCACTGACGATTGACACTGTGATAAGACCTGACAACGGCTGCTCTGAAAATGTACGCATATTCAGTTGCCTCCTAGTCATTTTCAGTCCTTCAGACGAATGGAAACGACACTGAAATTGCACTACAACCAGGCGCACAATCTAAACAGCCAGCAGCTAGCTGAAAGAGAGGTGGAGATCGTCGACATCGCGTCAGTATCGCGGGACTACTGGAGCAAGGTGATCACTGCTCCAAAAGTCGACCTCACAACTTTCAAGTCCCAACGGACGGACCGAGGCCCTCTTCTGAATGGGTGGATGGTATGCAGATTCTGAATCAGAGATCTATGTGTACTGCTACTATCAAGTTTGACATTTTTCACATGCTTTATCTACATGGGTTGCACTCGCTTCAGGATTCTTGCCGTCCCGTGATGACCATATACAAGCTTGTGATCATGGATGCTCCCATCTGGGGCCTGGGCGAACGGCTCGAAGATTGCCTCATCGCGGTACCTGCATATCTTGTCAAACTGCGCATCGCTTGATCTGAATCTGGCAGAACGTCAGTACTTCAGAAGCTCAGAGCTGACGCTCCATACCGTGCAGGGGGAGAGGGCGCTGTTTCTGGCGTGCCACCGGATGTGCTTCGCGTGGATAGACGAGTGGTACGGCATGACCATGGAGCAGATCCGGGAGATGGAGAGGCACACGGACCTACTCCTCAAGAAGGTCAGCATATTGGGTTTTACTGCCTGTATCTATGTTCTTACGTTTGGGTTACTAACTGATGTTGCTGCAGACACTGAAAAAGGCTGCAAAACCTGGGAGCAAGCACGAGGGCAAGAGGAAGTCCCTCAAAGACGAAATCGCCGTCGTGGGGAGCTGCACATAGTGCTGGTTCCGTGAGATGGTCCGTCTATTTCAGTGTCCCAGTTAGCTGAATTCCCAAACCAGGAGGACATTTCAGATTAAGTGTGCGTCCAAATATGGCTTAATTAACACTGTACATATATGTAAGCATCCAGTGAAGATGCTGCTGCTGTAGCCAAGGCATCATGGGCTGTAAGTGCGTCTGATTTAATGTAAAGTATTGGATGATGGAATGCCATGTTTTTTCCAAAAAAAGAGGGTTTATACTCGGACCTCCGCATCAATAGAATGGAGAGCTGGCGCTCACGAGCGCCCAAGCGGGCCGCGACCCAGCAATGCAGTTCGCTCGCCTTCCCCCCGCTCGCTCCAGCTTCTCGTCCGCTCTCTTTGCAGGCtagttttctttttcgttttttctgCTGTTGGTCTGTTATAAAAAACCCGGCCGGTTtattaatatatttttttaaaaattgtgaaaTCAAAAAAGGTTTACAGAttataaaaaaagttcatccatttgaaaaaagtttgagaattaCAAAAAATATATGCAAATTATAAAAAGTACATAATAAAATGAAAAACTTTGCAAAATTGAAAAcatttcattgattttgaaaagaaGTGAACAAattagaaaaaaatcataaattttaaagaagaagttcatgaatttgaaaaaacaaACATTGATTTAAAAAAACTTTCAAGAATTGAAAAAACATTCACGGATTTTTAAGAAAAACTTCACGGATTTGAAGAAAGTTGTAAATTTTAAAAAGTTTAGAAATTTTTGAAaagtaagaaaaaaaattaaaaagagtaACAAGCGACGAAAAACAGGCCATAGAAAACCCAGAGTGTTCCTTTCAGGGTTACAAGTTGACGCGCAACAAGAATAGAAAAACATTTGGTGGGGGAGTAAGCAAGGCAAACGAAAACCAAACTGGGTTGCCTGGGACACTATGATACAACCAAAACAGTTGGGTGGACTTGGATTCCGTGATTTGGAGATGTTCAATCTAGCTCTGCTTCCGAGGCAAGCTTGGAGAATAA
Proteins encoded:
- the LOC123100004 gene encoding phosphatidylinositol transfer protein 2, translating into MVQIKEFRIIMPMSMEEYEIGLSYTIMKMEQQNTNGKEGVEVLQQVPFEDEKLGEGQFTSKVYHLQSKIPSWMKGFASASSLAVHEDSWSAYPKSRTVIKCPLFSKCSLTIDTVIRPDNGCSENAHNLNSQQLAEREVEIVDIASVSRDYWSKVITAPKVDLTTFKSQRTDRGPLLNGWMDSCRPVMTIYKLVIMDAPIWGLGERLEDCLIAGERALFLACHRMCFAWIDEWYGMTMEQIREMERHTDLLLKKTLKKAAKPGSKHEGKRKSLKDEIAVVGSCT